The proteins below come from a single Xyrauchen texanus isolate HMW12.3.18 chromosome 1, RBS_HiC_50CHRs, whole genome shotgun sequence genomic window:
- the LOC127648874 gene encoding ARL14 effector protein-like yields the protein MPISCSAVDCSNRFVKGSDIRFYRFPISKPQLAEQWVRSLGRKNFVPTQNSCLCSEHFQPDCFRDYNGKLFLREDAVPTIFTNSGGDGSKIELRKNRGGIVAKDASESSRFTSYSDRAKQMAKDRRQPIRDSSLKGRGINDQKRGGAKLTTGDRQSLAVKSKVYDSKGLLISCGRDLCDCLDVDCMGCFYPCPECGSRKCGVECRCDRKWLYEQVEVEGGEIIRNKFAN from the exons ATGCCCATTTCCTGTTCTGCAGTCGATTGCTCCAACCGCTTTGTCAAAGGGTCAGATATCCGATTCTACAG GTTTCCAATCAGCAAGCCTCAGCTGGCCGAGCAATGGGTACGAAGCCTTGGGAGAAAGAACTTCGTTCCCACTCAGAACTCCTGTTTGTGCTCTGAGCATTTCCAGCCTGACTGCTTCCGTGACTATAATGGAAAACTGTTTCTCAGAGAGGATGCTGTGCCTACTATTTTCACAAACTCTGGAGGAGATGGTTCAAAG ATTGAGTTACGGAAAAATCGAGGAGGAATAGTGGCAAAGGATGCAAGTGAATCCAGTCGGTTTACATCATATTCTGATAGAGCCAAACAAATGGCAAAGGACAGAAGACAGCCCATAAGAGACTCCAGCCTGAAG GGCAGAGGCATAAATGACCAGAAACGTGGAGGGGCAAAGCTCACAACAGGTGACAG ACAGAGCCTGGCTGTCAAGAGTAAGGTGTATGACAGCAAAGGCCTGCTGATATCATGTGGGAGGGATCTTTGCGATTGTCTTGATGTCGACTGTATGGGCTGCTTCTACCCATGTCCCGAGTGCGGCTCTCGGAAGTGTGGTGTGGAATGCAGGTGTGACCGGAAATGGCTATACGAGCAGGTGGAAGTAGAGGGTGGTGAGATCATTCGCAACAAGTTTGCCAATTAG
- the si:ch73-314g15.3 gene encoding uncharacterized protein HI_0077 isoform X3 has product MGITQLYIYIYSHPWLYSEDGEHIVLVHTEDDRFWAMDSSCPHEGGPLEQGDIEDLGNGKLALICPWHDFDFSLETGSSSSGLQNQVYDVRVLDGKVYINTQSTLSLCPIPVAKITHQDNLPMEVISASENTLCMWATKILRTPDPQEKVFLTRMVQEKWNSGAITEIGEASPPVQPSRKDNLTVMEPGKIKRGKGGTLASRIALLHSLANIEQWAIDLSWDVIARFSSFRLTSGEPLPRQFFDDFVKVAGDEAKHYQLLEQRIMELGSSFGALPVHNGLWQSATDTSNDLLARLAIVHMVHEARGLDVHPQTLSRFAAQADTSSVKVLEVIYTDEITHVAAGLRWFTYICSNEGRDSLKTFHDLVTLHFKGFLKPPFNTEGRKTAGMTEEVQWYVPLVKPSIIQKTS; this is encoded by the exons ATGGGGATCacgcagctatatatatatatatatagccacccttg gctCTACTCAGAAGATGGAGAGCATATAGTCCTGGTGCATACAGAAGATGACAGATTCTGGGCTATGGATTCATCTTGCCCACATGAAG GTGGCCCACTTGAGCAAGGTGATATTGAGGATCTTGGCAATGGGAAACTGGCATTGATTTGCCCATGGCATGACTTTGATTTCAGCCTTGAAACCGGTTCCTCTTCTTCTGGACTACAG AACCAAGTGTATGATGTCCGAGTACTGGATGGAAAGGTGTACATAAACACTCAGAGCACACTGTCCCTTTGTCCTATCCCAGTGGCAAAAATAACCCACCAAG ATAATTTACCAATGGAAGTAATCTCAGCCTCTGAAAACACACTTTGTATGTGGGCCACAAAAATCCTTCGTACCCCAGATCCACAGGAAAAG GTTTTCTTGACCAGGATGGTTCAAGAGAAATGGAACAGTGGGGCAATAACAGAGATTGGGGAGGCCAGCCCTCCCGTGCAACCCAGCAGGAAAGACAATCTGACAGTTATGGAGCCTGGAAAAATCAAACGGGGCAAAGGAGGAACATTG GCAAGTAGGATTGCCTTGCTGCACTCACTAGCTAACATAGAGCAATGGGCAATAGACCTCTCTTGGGATGTCATAGCAAGATTCTCCTCATTCAGACTAACTTCGGGAGAGCCACTACCACGTCAGTTCTTCGATGACTTTGTCAAAGTTGCAGGAGATGAGGCAAAG CATTATCAGTTACTAGAGCAAAGGATAATGGAACTTGGCAGCAGCTTTGGTGCTTTGCCAGTACACAATG GTTTATGGCAGTCAGCAACAGATACTTCCAACGATCTTTTGGCAAGGCTGGCTATTGTGCACATGGTCCATGAGGCCAG AGGTTTAGATGTGCACCCTCAGACACTGTCCCGCTTTGCCGCTCAAGCTGACACAAGCTCAGTGAAGGTGCTGGAGGTGATTTATACCGATGAGATCACACATGTGGCTGCAGGCCTGAGATGGTTTACATATATCTGCTCAAATGAGGGACGG GATTCCTTGAAAACCTTCCATGACTTGGTGACGTTACATTTCAAAGGGTTTTTAAAGCCTCCATTCAACACAGAGGGAAGGAAAACAGCAGGGATGACAGAGGAGGTACAG TGGTATGTTCCTCTTGTCAAGCCCTCCATTATACAGAAGACATCATGA
- the si:ch73-314g15.3 gene encoding uncharacterized protein HI_0077 isoform X1 → MDHFEKDLVDALKDIVKAGNWQCVGDKSNFKSPCTKLYSEDGEHIVLVHTEDDRFWAMDSSCPHEGGPLEQGDIEDLGNGKLALICPWHDFDFSLETGSSSSGLQNQVYDVRVLDGKVYINTQSTLSLCPIPVAKITHQDNLPMEVISASENTLCMWATKILRTPDPQEKVFLTRMVQEKWNSGAITEIGEASPPVQPSRKDNLTVMEPGKIKRGKGGTLASRIALLHSLANIEQWAIDLSWDVIARFSSFRLTSGEPLPRQFFDDFVKVAGDEAKHYQLLEQRIMELGSSFGALPVHNGLWQSATDTSNDLLARLAIVHMVHEARGLDVHPQTLSRFAAQADTSSVKVLEVIYTDEITHVAAGLRWFTYICSNEGRDSLKTFHDLVTLHFKGFLKPPFNTEGRKTAGMTEEVQWYVPLVKPSIIQKTS, encoded by the exons ATGGACCACTTCGAAAAGGATTTAGTTGATGCACTTAAAGACATTGTCAAGGCCGGAAACTGGCAGTGTGTGGGAGACAAATCTAATTTTAAGTCACCATGCACGAA gctCTACTCAGAAGATGGAGAGCATATAGTCCTGGTGCATACAGAAGATGACAGATTCTGGGCTATGGATTCATCTTGCCCACATGAAG GTGGCCCACTTGAGCAAGGTGATATTGAGGATCTTGGCAATGGGAAACTGGCATTGATTTGCCCATGGCATGACTTTGATTTCAGCCTTGAAACCGGTTCCTCTTCTTCTGGACTACAG AACCAAGTGTATGATGTCCGAGTACTGGATGGAAAGGTGTACATAAACACTCAGAGCACACTGTCCCTTTGTCCTATCCCAGTGGCAAAAATAACCCACCAAG ATAATTTACCAATGGAAGTAATCTCAGCCTCTGAAAACACACTTTGTATGTGGGCCACAAAAATCCTTCGTACCCCAGATCCACAGGAAAAG GTTTTCTTGACCAGGATGGTTCAAGAGAAATGGAACAGTGGGGCAATAACAGAGATTGGGGAGGCCAGCCCTCCCGTGCAACCCAGCAGGAAAGACAATCTGACAGTTATGGAGCCTGGAAAAATCAAACGGGGCAAAGGAGGAACATTG GCAAGTAGGATTGCCTTGCTGCACTCACTAGCTAACATAGAGCAATGGGCAATAGACCTCTCTTGGGATGTCATAGCAAGATTCTCCTCATTCAGACTAACTTCGGGAGAGCCACTACCACGTCAGTTCTTCGATGACTTTGTCAAAGTTGCAGGAGATGAGGCAAAG CATTATCAGTTACTAGAGCAAAGGATAATGGAACTTGGCAGCAGCTTTGGTGCTTTGCCAGTACACAATG GTTTATGGCAGTCAGCAACAGATACTTCCAACGATCTTTTGGCAAGGCTGGCTATTGTGCACATGGTCCATGAGGCCAG AGGTTTAGATGTGCACCCTCAGACACTGTCCCGCTTTGCCGCTCAAGCTGACACAAGCTCAGTGAAGGTGCTGGAGGTGATTTATACCGATGAGATCACACATGTGGCTGCAGGCCTGAGATGGTTTACATATATCTGCTCAAATGAGGGACGG GATTCCTTGAAAACCTTCCATGACTTGGTGACGTTACATTTCAAAGGGTTTTTAAAGCCTCCATTCAACACAGAGGGAAGGAAAACAGCAGGGATGACAGAGGAGGTACAG TGGTATGTTCCTCTTGTCAAGCCCTCCATTATACAGAAGACATCATGA
- the si:ch73-314g15.3 gene encoding uncharacterized protein HI_0077 isoform X2 — MDHFEKDLVDALKDIVKAGNWQCVGDKSNFKSPCTKLYSEDGEHIVLVHTEDDRFWAMDSSCPHEGGPLEQGDIEDLGNGKLALICPWHDFDFSLETGSSSSGLQNQVYDVRVLDGKVYINTQSTLSLCPIPVAKITHQDNLPMEVISASENTLCMWATKILRTPDPQEKVFLTRMVQEKWNSGAITEIGEASPPVQPSRKDNLTVMEPGKIKRGKGGTLASRIALLHSLANIEQWAIDLSWDVIARFSSFRLTSGEPLPRQFFDDFVKVAGDEAKHYQLLEQRIMELGSSFGALPVHNGLWQSATDTSNDLLARLAIVHMVHEARGLDVHPQTLSRFAAQADTSSVKVLEVIYTDEITHVAAGLRWFTYICSNEGRDSLKTFHDLVTLHFKGFLKPPFNTEGRKTAGMTEEWYVPLVKPSIIQKTS; from the exons ATGGACCACTTCGAAAAGGATTTAGTTGATGCACTTAAAGACATTGTCAAGGCCGGAAACTGGCAGTGTGTGGGAGACAAATCTAATTTTAAGTCACCATGCACGAA gctCTACTCAGAAGATGGAGAGCATATAGTCCTGGTGCATACAGAAGATGACAGATTCTGGGCTATGGATTCATCTTGCCCACATGAAG GTGGCCCACTTGAGCAAGGTGATATTGAGGATCTTGGCAATGGGAAACTGGCATTGATTTGCCCATGGCATGACTTTGATTTCAGCCTTGAAACCGGTTCCTCTTCTTCTGGACTACAG AACCAAGTGTATGATGTCCGAGTACTGGATGGAAAGGTGTACATAAACACTCAGAGCACACTGTCCCTTTGTCCTATCCCAGTGGCAAAAATAACCCACCAAG ATAATTTACCAATGGAAGTAATCTCAGCCTCTGAAAACACACTTTGTATGTGGGCCACAAAAATCCTTCGTACCCCAGATCCACAGGAAAAG GTTTTCTTGACCAGGATGGTTCAAGAGAAATGGAACAGTGGGGCAATAACAGAGATTGGGGAGGCCAGCCCTCCCGTGCAACCCAGCAGGAAAGACAATCTGACAGTTATGGAGCCTGGAAAAATCAAACGGGGCAAAGGAGGAACATTG GCAAGTAGGATTGCCTTGCTGCACTCACTAGCTAACATAGAGCAATGGGCAATAGACCTCTCTTGGGATGTCATAGCAAGATTCTCCTCATTCAGACTAACTTCGGGAGAGCCACTACCACGTCAGTTCTTCGATGACTTTGTCAAAGTTGCAGGAGATGAGGCAAAG CATTATCAGTTACTAGAGCAAAGGATAATGGAACTTGGCAGCAGCTTTGGTGCTTTGCCAGTACACAATG GTTTATGGCAGTCAGCAACAGATACTTCCAACGATCTTTTGGCAAGGCTGGCTATTGTGCACATGGTCCATGAGGCCAG AGGTTTAGATGTGCACCCTCAGACACTGTCCCGCTTTGCCGCTCAAGCTGACACAAGCTCAGTGAAGGTGCTGGAGGTGATTTATACCGATGAGATCACACATGTGGCTGCAGGCCTGAGATGGTTTACATATATCTGCTCAAATGAGGGACGG GATTCCTTGAAAACCTTCCATGACTTGGTGACGTTACATTTCAAAGGGTTTTTAAAGCCTCCATTCAACACAGAGGGAAGGAAAACAGCAGGGATGACAGAGGAG TGGTATGTTCCTCTTGTCAAGCCCTCCATTATACAGAAGACATCATGA
- the si:ch73-314g15.3 gene encoding uncharacterized protein HI_0077 isoform X4 yields the protein MDSSCPHEGGPLEQGDIEDLGNGKLALICPWHDFDFSLETGSSSSGLQNQVYDVRVLDGKVYINTQSTLSLCPIPVAKITHQDNLPMEVISASENTLCMWATKILRTPDPQEKVFLTRMVQEKWNSGAITEIGEASPPVQPSRKDNLTVMEPGKIKRGKGGTLASRIALLHSLANIEQWAIDLSWDVIARFSSFRLTSGEPLPRQFFDDFVKVAGDEAKHYQLLEQRIMELGSSFGALPVHNGLWQSATDTSNDLLARLAIVHMVHEARGLDVHPQTLSRFAAQADTSSVKVLEVIYTDEITHVAAGLRWFTYICSNEGRDSLKTFHDLVTLHFKGFLKPPFNTEGRKTAGMTEEVQWYVPLVKPSIIQKTS from the exons ATGGATTCATCTTGCCCACATGAAG GTGGCCCACTTGAGCAAGGTGATATTGAGGATCTTGGCAATGGGAAACTGGCATTGATTTGCCCATGGCATGACTTTGATTTCAGCCTTGAAACCGGTTCCTCTTCTTCTGGACTACAG AACCAAGTGTATGATGTCCGAGTACTGGATGGAAAGGTGTACATAAACACTCAGAGCACACTGTCCCTTTGTCCTATCCCAGTGGCAAAAATAACCCACCAAG ATAATTTACCAATGGAAGTAATCTCAGCCTCTGAAAACACACTTTGTATGTGGGCCACAAAAATCCTTCGTACCCCAGATCCACAGGAAAAG GTTTTCTTGACCAGGATGGTTCAAGAGAAATGGAACAGTGGGGCAATAACAGAGATTGGGGAGGCCAGCCCTCCCGTGCAACCCAGCAGGAAAGACAATCTGACAGTTATGGAGCCTGGAAAAATCAAACGGGGCAAAGGAGGAACATTG GCAAGTAGGATTGCCTTGCTGCACTCACTAGCTAACATAGAGCAATGGGCAATAGACCTCTCTTGGGATGTCATAGCAAGATTCTCCTCATTCAGACTAACTTCGGGAGAGCCACTACCACGTCAGTTCTTCGATGACTTTGTCAAAGTTGCAGGAGATGAGGCAAAG CATTATCAGTTACTAGAGCAAAGGATAATGGAACTTGGCAGCAGCTTTGGTGCTTTGCCAGTACACAATG GTTTATGGCAGTCAGCAACAGATACTTCCAACGATCTTTTGGCAAGGCTGGCTATTGTGCACATGGTCCATGAGGCCAG AGGTTTAGATGTGCACCCTCAGACACTGTCCCGCTTTGCCGCTCAAGCTGACACAAGCTCAGTGAAGGTGCTGGAGGTGATTTATACCGATGAGATCACACATGTGGCTGCAGGCCTGAGATGGTTTACATATATCTGCTCAAATGAGGGACGG GATTCCTTGAAAACCTTCCATGACTTGGTGACGTTACATTTCAAAGGGTTTTTAAAGCCTCCATTCAACACAGAGGGAAGGAAAACAGCAGGGATGACAGAGGAGGTACAG TGGTATGTTCCTCTTGTCAAGCCCTCCATTATACAGAAGACATCATGA